Within the Fibrobacter sp. genome, the region ACAAGTCGCCCAAGGTCTTTAGAATGTGAAGGATTGGCGAACAAAGCAGGATCATGTCGGTACCCACCGCCCACTTTTCTGTTTCGCCGTACAGGAAGAATTCATCGGCAAGCTTCAGTTCGCGGGCACGGTCCAACGTAGCCGGGGAACTGACCGCACGAACCTTGACCTGCAAACCCGCCTGCTTGATGGCCGCAGCCACAGAACTTGCCAAAAGGCCAAAACCCACCAGGGTAATGTGTTCCATGCTATTCCTCCACCTTGCGGGTCTCCGCCATGATGACCTTGAAGATGTTCTTAATGGATTCCTCGGTAAGAGGGCCTTTGGTCAAAGGCCCCACCTTATCCAAAACAGCCTGTTCACGGCTTGCGTCCAAAACAGGAAGGCCTTCTGCCTTCTTGATCTTGCCGATTTCAGTAGCATAGCCGGCGCGCTTGTTCAAAAGCTCCACCAGCTGGACATTCAATTCATCAATACGGTTGCGCCAATCTTCAATTTTCATGCAAAGAATGTAGTAAAACCGCAGTCCTGGAACATGCCGCTCACCAGGTGCCAAAGTAACAACCGAAGCGTCCTGCTGCACAAATTTTCACCAACATACAAAACGACCCACTATGTAACATAGGAATTCCACCCCATCCGCTACATTATCTAAATTGGTATCATTCTTGTAATATATCTAGGAGAATATAAACATGACAAGAAAGTCCTTTGTAAAGAGTGCCCTGGCAGCCCTCGCCCTAGCGGGAGCCGCCTTTGCACAGAGTGGCGTTGCCGGTGGCCAAAACGGTATTCACCAGATCAACGCCAACACCTTGGGCCAGTGGAACGTTTCCTTTGGCGTAGGTGGCGAAGCATCTGCCGACTCCTGGTCTTTGGCCTGTGGTGGCGAAATGAAAGATTCCAAGGGCAAGCCCATCACCATGAGCGGCACCGCAGTTTCTGTCAGCGCCAACATCAATGCCGCAGTAGGCCTTACCAACTGGTTGGACTTGGGCGCAAGCCTGCCCATCTACATGGACTACGCTGGTGACGACCAGGGCTACCTGGCACACAGCAGCCTTATTGATCCCGCCATCGGCGACGTGGAAACCTGGTTGAAGCTCCGCTTCCTCGGCGGTAAGGACTCCTTCATCTCCGTAGCCTTGCTGGCACAGTTCTACATTCCCTCCGGTAACGAAGATTCCGGTATCCGCCCCCGTCATTCCTGGTACCTGGCCAAGAACACCAACCCCTATACCGCAGGCGACTTCGCCGCAGCCGGTGGCCTGGTGTTCTCCTTGAACGGCAGCCTGCTTAGCTGGAACACCCAGATCAGCTACCTGTATACCTTTGAAGATTTGCAGTCCAGCGCCCTTACCTATAGCACAGGCTTGAACTTCATGCCCTTCGACCTGATGGACTTCTTCCTGGAAGTCTCTGGCGAAATGCACCTGGAAGACGACCTGTACCGCGTAGACCCCATTGTGGACCCCTTCCTGATTACTCCGGGTATGCGCTTCCACTTGGGTGAACACATGGACCTGGCTCTCGGTGTTGAAATCGCCGGCCGTATGTTCAAGAACTTGAGCTTCGATGTTGCTGACGATAAGAAGGGTAAGTACGGATTTGATATTACCACTACCGATGAAAACAATCGCAAGACTACCTACCTGTATTCCTCTACTCCGTTGCTTGCAGGTACTGCATCTCTCGTATGGCGCTTTGGCGGCACCAAGAGCGACAAGCAGAACATCGATTCTCTAGTCAACGCCCGTGCCGACTCCCTGGCCAAGGCAAAGTTCGACTCCTTGATGGCAACGGTAGACACCACCGCAAAGATCGATACCATTACCAAGGTCGACACCATTGCTAAGGTCGACACCCTTTCTACCGTCGATACCGTAAAGGTTGTTGACGCTGTTGCCGATTCCATGGCCAAGGCAAAGATGGATTCCGTTGCCGCAGTCAACGACTCCCTGGCAAAGCTTTCTGCCGACGATGACAAGGACGGCATTCCCAACATGAGCGACAAGTGCCCCGGCACCCAGGAAGGCCTGAAGGTCGGCCCGGACGGTTGCGAAGTGGATACCGATGCCGACGGCGTTGTGGATTCCAAGGACAAGTGCCCGGCCTCCAACGCAGGCGCACCCGTTGACGAAAACGGTTGCGAACTTGACGAAGATGCCGACGGCGTTGTTGACGCAATGGATAAGTGCCCCAAGACCCTTAGCGAAGTTGCCGTTGACGAAAAGGGTTGCCCGACAAGCAAGGACGAAGACCTGGAAAAGCTGGCAGCACAGATCAAGTTCAACAAGAATACCGCTAAGCTCACCAAGAAGTCTAACAAGGCTTTGGACCAGGTTGCAGCCCTTATGCACGCCCGTGCCGACCTGCGCATTGAAATCCAGGTTCACACCGACGAACAGAAGACTGCCGAAAAGAACCAGGCACTCTCCGAAAAGCGCGGCAAGGCTGTTGTGGATTACCTGATCAAGAAGGGCGTTCCCAGCAAGCATGTACGTGCTAAGGGCATGGGCGATACTCAGCCCGTTGTTGCACCGAAGCCCGCCAAGAAGGGCAAGAAGGCTAAGAGCAATCCCAAGAATGTGCGCGTCGTACTTGACCCTCACATGAAGGGCGCTAACAAGGCTGCAGCCCCCGCCGCAGCTCCTGCTGCTGAACCCGCAGCACCGGCACCTGCTCCTGCCCCGGCAGCACCTGCAGCCGAACCGGCCCCTGCTCCGGCAGCTCAGCCGGCTCCCGCTCCTGAAGCAGCCCCCGCTGCTCAGCCTGCACCTGCACCCGCTCCGGCAGCTCAGCCCGCCCCGGCTCCCGCCGCCAAGTAATTTAGGCACTCTCGCCTAACACGAAAATAACCGCGATATATATCGCGGTTATTTTTTATGTTTCGTGGATTTGAACAAGAAACTTCTTTGGGCTGAATATCTTGAATCGGCTTGTTCTTCGATAGTCTTGAATTCTTTTACATACACCATTCCAATTCCCCCTAAAATGAAAAAACTCGCCGAAGTAAGCTATGCGTTTTTTGCATTGAAGCCCGGCAAGACCCGCAGGGGCTTGGCGGGCGCGGTCCCTCCCCCGCATACACAATCCTTTTCTGCAGAAGCTTTCTCAAACTCTATCACAAAATAGACAAGAAGAGTCTGCTTTTAAGCCGGCTCTTTTTTGTGTTACTGGATTCTTCGTGGCTACGCCACTCAGAATGACGCAGTCGCATTTTTTATGCTTACAAGGTTGATTAAACCTTCCCTTGTACATATTCTCGTAATACTTTTCGTAATCGCCGCTGGTGATGTTGTCCAGCCATTCCTGATTGTCCAGGTACCACTTGACGGTCTTCTCGATACCTTCTTCGAATTGCAAAGACGGTTCCCAGCCAAGTTCCTTCTGCAGCTTGGTGCTGTCGATGGCGTAGCGGGCGTCGTGGCCCAGGCGGTCGGTGACGTAGGTGATCAGGTCAAGGTCTTCGCCCTCGGCGCGGCCAAGAAGCTTATCTACAGTCTTGATCACCACCTTGATGATGTCGATGTTCTTCCATTCGTTGAAGCCGCCGATGTTGTAGGTTTCGGCAATCTTTCCGTTATGGAAAATGACATCAATAGCGCGGGCATGGTCTTCAACAAACAACCAGTCGCGAACGTTCTCGTCCTTGCCGTAAACCGGCAGCGGCTTCTTGTGACGGATGTTGTTGATAAACAGCGGGATCAACTTTTCCGGGAACTGGTAGGGGCCGTAGTTGTTACTGCAGTTGGTAACGATTGTGGGCATGCCGTAAGTGTCGTGGAAGGCGCGGACAAAATGGTCGGAGCCAGCCTTACTTGCAGAGTACGGGCTATGCGGCGTGTACTTTGTAGTTTCGTAGAAGAAGTCGTCGCCGTAAGCCAGGTGATGTTCGGAGCTGGAGGCCGTAGTAGTAAACGGCGGCTCGATACCTTCCGGGTGGTTCATCTTGAGGGCACCGTAAACTTCGTCGGTAGAAATATGATAGAAGCGCTTGCCCTCGTACTTTTCGGTAAGGCTTTCCCAGTAGAGCTTTGCGGCCTGGAGCAGGCTCAAGGTGCCCATGACGTTAGTACGTGCGAAGGTGAACGGATCCTTGATGGAACGGTCCACATGACTTTCTGCAGCAAGGTGGATAATGCCACCGATATGCTCATCTTGCATAAGCTTGTAGAAAGCATCAAAGTCGCAAATGTCCATCTTCACGAACTTGTAGTTCGGCTTGTCTTCGATATCCTTGAGGTTTGCAAGGTTTCCAGCGTAAGTCCAGCTTGTCTAGATTAATGATATTGTATTCGAAATTTAATTACCATGCTACCTGGACAGGGTATTCTGGAATCTTGGAATCCCTAGTCACAATAGTGGCATCCATAGCATTTGCCTGTGCAATAATCAAACGATCAAAAGGATCATTGTGAATCTTGGGCAACGTCTTAATCTTTTCAATCTCAGCAGGCTTTATAGGAACAATTTCAATGCTCCG harbors:
- a CDS encoding chorismate mutase; translated protein: MKIEDWRNRIDELNVQLVELLNKRAGYATEIGKIKKAEGLPVLDASREQAVLDKVGPLTKGPLTEESIKNIFKVIMAETRKVEE
- a CDS encoding OmpA family protein → MTRKSFVKSALAALALAGAAFAQSGVAGGQNGIHQINANTLGQWNVSFGVGGEASADSWSLACGGEMKDSKGKPITMSGTAVSVSANINAAVGLTNWLDLGASLPIYMDYAGDDQGYLAHSSLIDPAIGDVETWLKLRFLGGKDSFISVALLAQFYIPSGNEDSGIRPRHSWYLAKNTNPYTAGDFAAAGGLVFSLNGSLLSWNTQISYLYTFEDLQSSALTYSTGLNFMPFDLMDFFLEVSGEMHLEDDLYRVDPIVDPFLITPGMRFHLGEHMDLALGVEIAGRMFKNLSFDVADDKKGKYGFDITTTDENNRKTTYLYSSTPLLAGTASLVWRFGGTKSDKQNIDSLVNARADSLAKAKFDSLMATVDTTAKIDTITKVDTIAKVDTLSTVDTVKVVDAVADSMAKAKMDSVAAVNDSLAKLSADDDKDGIPNMSDKCPGTQEGLKVGPDGCEVDTDADGVVDSKDKCPASNAGAPVDENGCELDEDADGVVDAMDKCPKTLSEVAVDEKGCPTSKDEDLEKLAAQIKFNKNTAKLTKKSNKALDQVAALMHARADLRIEIQVHTDEQKTAEKNQALSEKRGKAVVDYLIKKGVPSKHVRAKGMGDTQPVVAPKPAKKGKKAKSNPKNVRVVLDPHMKGANKAAAPAAAPAAEPAAPAPAPAPAAPAAEPAPAPAAQPAPAPEAAPAAQPAPAPAPAAQPAPAPAAK
- a CDS encoding dTDP-glucose 4,6-dehydratase, with product MKMDICDFDAFYKLMQDEHIGGIIHLAAESHVDRSIKDPFTFARTNVMGTLSLLQAAKLYWESLTEKYEGKRFYHISTDEVYGALKMNHPEGIEPPFTTTASSSEHHLAYGDDFFYETTKYTPHSPYSASKAGSDHFVRAFHDTYGMPTIVTNCSNNYGPYQFPEKLIPLFINNIRHKKPLPVYGKDENVRDWLFVEDHARAIDVIFHNGKIAETYNIGGFNEWKNIDIIKVVIKTVDKLLGRAEGEDLDLITYVTDRLGHDARYAIDSTKLQKELGWEPSLQFEEGIEKTVKWYLDNQEWLDNITSGDYEKYYENMYKGRFNQPCKHKKCDCVILSGVATKNPVTQKRAGLKADSSCLFCDRV